From the genome of Chloroflexota bacterium, one region includes:
- the prmC gene encoding peptide chain release factor N(5)-glutamine methyltransferase yields MPSTVHNILPEGAQPPPTIGQMVRWAAHLLAGVSSDNYLEAEVLLRHALHLSRTQLYCQPNRLLTPLEQQASVQLIDRRLRHEPIAYITGEKEFYGLTFYVDRSVLIPRPETEHLVEQVLETVAGEEYAHTPLLIADVGTGSGAIAVSLAVRLSSSRIYAIDHSAEAIAVARRNCYQHDVADRVTLLIGDLLAPLPEPVNIIVANLPYIRSDELSNLPTEIRAFEPPTTLNGGPDGLEHYRRLFAVAPLYLKAGGMVFVEIGAGQASATIRLAESHFPKATIAVSKDYSGIERIVSVRT; encoded by the coding sequence ATGCCCTCAACAGTCCACAATATCCTCCCCGAAGGGGCCCAGCCCCCACCTACGATCGGGCAGATGGTGCGCTGGGCCGCCCATTTACTGGCCGGCGTCTCCTCAGATAATTATCTGGAGGCTGAGGTCCTGTTGAGACACGCCTTACATCTGAGCCGAACCCAATTATATTGTCAGCCGAATCGGCTGTTGACTCCCCTTGAGCAGCAGGCATCTGTCCAGCTGATAGACCGTCGCCTGAGACACGAGCCCATCGCCTACATCACCGGGGAAAAGGAGTTCTATGGACTGACCTTCTACGTTGATCGCTCCGTCCTTATCCCCCGTCCCGAAACAGAGCACCTCGTGGAACAGGTGTTGGAAACCGTGGCAGGGGAGGAATACGCCCATACGCCTCTCCTCATCGCTGACGTTGGGACAGGTAGCGGGGCGATAGCCGTCAGCCTGGCCGTCCGTTTATCCTCGTCCCGCATCTACGCCATCGACCATTCCGCAGAAGCTATCGCCGTGGCCAGGCGCAATTGCTACCAGCACGACGTGGCTGATCGGGTAACTCTCCTAATCGGCGATCTCCTTGCCCCTTTGCCAGAGCCAGTGAACATCATCGTGGCCAACCTCCCCTATATCAGAAGTGATGAATTGTCCAACCTGCCCACAGAAATTCGGGCGTTTGAACCACCCACCACCCTGAACGGTGGACCAGATGGACTTGAGCATTACCGTCGCCTTTTTGCCGTCGCCCCGCTCTACCTGAAGGCGGGAGGCATGGTCTTCGTGGAGATTGGGGCAGGGCAAGCCTCAGCTACTATCCGCCTAGCTGAAAGTCATTTCCCTAAGGCAACCATCGCCGTAAGCAAGGACTACTCCGGCATAGAGCGGATCGTTAGCGTGCGGACATGA
- a CDS encoding monomethylamine:corrinoid methyltransferase gives MRNYTRLLDILDRVENGPIIDETEFDRKLLPAKLKELQRELDIRYDRQSSILLDDALADRLFEAGLRLATDVGVLCTSTGRRITFTRQEILDALEFAPQELIIGRGLDRCTVRKRQVEDRVPPGVVGGPIGQTLPEELFLPIMQSYAQEPIVDTIINGTLLTVYNREPKTHSPWEVLVAWHEAELSKTAVNRAGRPGLAIGCVETSPSEIGEISASSYGGFSPYDWHQVAMVSELKTNYALLAKIAHLVRTGCIIHTFYNPIFGGYAGGAEGVAITAVAGIMLMQMVYMTTTHSICPTHPFFESDTAPEIVWAISAAQQAINRNTHLLTDVLVSPVGGPCTKVLLYETAVITAAITVSGTSRVFAVRSTAGKYQGYSSGLEARFSGEVGQSVAGMSRREADEIVKRLIPKYVDYLDKEPKGKRFDEAYDMHTLRPTPEWQSIYEEVKEELRKIGIPFKK, from the coding sequence ATGAGAAACTACACGAGATTATTGGATATTCTCGATCGTGTTGAGAATGGACCGATCATCGACGAGACCGAATTCGACCGCAAACTGTTGCCGGCTAAGTTAAAGGAACTGCAACGGGAGCTCGACATTCGCTACGACCGGCAGAGCAGTATCCTTCTGGATGATGCCCTGGCCGATCGCCTCTTCGAGGCCGGTCTGCGCCTGGCCACTGATGTTGGTGTCCTCTGTACCAGCACTGGTCGACGTATCACCTTCACCCGCCAGGAGATCCTGGATGCCCTGGAATTTGCTCCGCAGGAGCTCATCATTGGCCGGGGGTTGGATCGGTGTACGGTGCGCAAGAGGCAGGTAGAGGATAGGGTTCCCCCCGGTGTGGTCGGTGGTCCCATCGGGCAAACGTTACCAGAAGAGCTCTTTCTGCCCATAATGCAGAGCTACGCTCAGGAGCCTATTGTCGATACCATCATCAATGGGACGCTGCTCACAGTCTATAACCGAGAACCCAAGACCCATTCCCCATGGGAGGTGCTGGTTGCCTGGCATGAGGCAGAGCTCTCCAAGACGGCGGTAAACCGAGCCGGTCGTCCTGGGCTGGCCATTGGCTGCGTCGAGACTTCTCCCAGTGAAATAGGAGAGATATCAGCCAGCTCCTATGGTGGCTTCAGTCCCTACGATTGGCATCAGGTCGCTATGGTTAGTGAGTTGAAGACCAACTATGCCCTTTTGGCCAAGATAGCCCATTTGGTGCGGACAGGTTGTATAATTCACACCTTTTACAATCCTATCTTTGGCGGCTACGCCGGTGGTGCCGAGGGGGTGGCCATCACGGCCGTAGCCGGGATCATGCTGATGCAGATGGTCTACATGACTACCACTCATTCGATCTGTCCCACCCATCCCTTCTTCGAGTCAGATACCGCCCCCGAGATAGTTTGGGCCATCAGCGCGGCGCAGCAGGCCATCAACCGTAATACCCATCTGCTAACCGATGTCCTCGTTTCACCAGTCGGTGGTCCTTGCACCAAGGTTCTTCTTTACGAGACGGCCGTGATCACGGCTGCGATCACCGTATCTGGGACAAGTCGCGTTTTCGCTGTCAGATCGACGGCTGGCAAATATCAGGGGTATTCCAGCGGGCTAGAGGCTAGATTCAGTGGCGAAGTCGGGCAGTCTGTGGCCGGCATGAGCAGACGGGAGGCTGATGAAATAGTGAAGCGACTCATCCCGAAATATGTGGACTACCTGGATAAGGAGCCGAAAGGGAAGCGCTTCGATGAGGCCTACGATATGCACACGCTCCGGCCAACTCCAGAGTGGCAAAGTATCTATGAGGAGGTGAAAGAAGAGCTAAGAAAGATAGGAATCCCCTTCAAAAAATAG
- the prfA gene encoding peptide chain release factor 1: MAVIEQLAELEKKYDELTTLMSQPEVISQPIQLQKHGREKAALEELVSKYREYKVTTKSLEETRGMLDDGLDEELIELAKEELSTLKNRQMQLLEELKTLLLPKDPNDEKDIIMEIRAGAGGEEAALFAADLFRMYSRYAERQGWDVEIVSANPTGLGGFKEIICEIKGKGAYSRLKYESGVHRVQRIPVTEAGGRIHTSTATIAVLPEAEEVDVQIDPDELHIDTFCSGGAGGQNVNKVNTAVRITHLPTGMVVTCQDERSQLKNKLKALAVLRARLYDLEQRKKMEQVSQARRLQVGSGDRAEKIRTYNFPQDRLTDHRIGLTLHRLPNILEGELDDLIDTLIATDRAEQLKEKGLTD, translated from the coding sequence ATGGCAGTAATCGAACAACTGGCCGAATTGGAAAAGAAATACGACGAATTGACCACGTTAATGAGCCAGCCTGAGGTCATCTCCCAACCCATCCAGCTGCAAAAGCATGGTCGGGAGAAGGCAGCCCTCGAGGAACTGGTCAGCAAGTACCGCGAGTATAAGGTGACAACGAAGAGCCTCGAGGAAACAAGGGGGATGCTGGATGATGGTTTGGATGAGGAATTGATCGAGTTGGCCAAGGAGGAGCTGTCTACCCTCAAAAACCGCCAGATGCAACTGCTTGAAGAGCTCAAGACCCTCCTGCTGCCAAAGGACCCTAACGACGAGAAGGACATCATTATGGAGATTCGGGCTGGGGCCGGAGGAGAGGAGGCCGCCCTCTTCGCGGCCGATCTCTTCCGGATGTACAGCCGCTATGCTGAACGGCAGGGCTGGGATGTAGAAATAGTCAGTGCTAATCCCACCGGTCTGGGCGGCTTCAAAGAGATTATCTGCGAGATCAAGGGCAAGGGGGCCTACTCACGCCTCAAATACGAGAGCGGCGTGCATCGGGTACAGCGCATCCCGGTTACCGAGGCTGGCGGCCGTATCCATACCTCTACTGCCACCATAGCCGTGCTGCCTGAGGCAGAGGAGGTCGATGTCCAGATCGATCCGGATGAGCTCCACATCGATACGTTCTGTTCTGGGGGTGCTGGGGGGCAAAATGTCAACAAGGTGAATACGGCTGTCCGTATCACTCACCTGCCTACAGGGATGGTCGTCACCTGCCAGGATGAACGTTCTCAGTTAAAGAATAAACTGAAGGCTCTAGCCGTGCTGCGGGCACGTCTCTACGACTTAGAGCAACGCAAAAAGATGGAGCAGGTGAGCCAGGCGCGGCGTTTGCAAGTGGGTAGCGGAGATCGCGCCGAGAAGATCCGCACCTATAATTTCCCTCAGGATCGCTTGACCGATCATCGCATCGGTCTGACATTACACCGTCTGCCGAACATTCTTGAGGGCGAGCTCGATGATTTGATCGACACCCTGATCGCTACAGATCGAGCCGAACAGCTGAAAGAGAAGGGGTTGACCGACTGA
- a CDS encoding MBL fold metallo-hydrolase: MQRRSGPLAKIQTAIILLVLLFVILLLPLGCGSGWSPTSPPPAGTGLPQGQLSITVLDVGQGDAIFVKSPSGRTMLVDAGDSRAIAERVILPYLAQHGIGRLDYVVLTHPHQDHVGGMPTVLERMMVGTAVFTGQVSINQAYQEFLRLVRDKKITALRARQGKTLELGPEVKAVILNPPEKLFEGENNNSVVLHLTYEGISILLMGDAEKEAEEKMLAEGLLSPCTILKVAHHGSYNASSESFLAATRPRYALISVGKDNKYGHPHRQAIARLQRYGASIYRTDQQGTLTVITDGAHVTIEPGKGGSRMIKDTSAHFPGQAGRKERPKSASNEGEREKGSGTAHEQIYWRTAGGN, encoded by the coding sequence ATGCAGAGACGAAGTGGGCCATTGGCCAAGATCCAGACGGCGATAATCCTTCTTGTTCTCCTGTTCGTTATCCTTCTTCTGCCCCTTGGTTGTGGCTCGGGATGGTCTCCGACATCGCCCCCGCCCGCCGGGACGGGCCTACCGCAGGGACAGCTCAGCATAACTGTCCTCGATGTGGGACAGGGTGATGCTATCTTTGTAAAGTCCCCTTCTGGTCGGACGATGCTGGTCGACGCCGGTGATAGTCGCGCCATCGCCGAGCGCGTGATTCTGCCCTACCTGGCTCAACATGGTATCGGGAGGTTGGACTACGTCGTCTTGACCCATCCTCATCAGGACCATGTGGGAGGCATGCCTACTGTTCTTGAACGAATGATGGTGGGAACGGCGGTCTTCACAGGGCAGGTGAGCATCAACCAGGCCTATCAAGAATTTCTGAGGCTCGTTCGCGATAAGAAGATCACGGCCCTACGGGCGCGTCAGGGGAAAACACTGGAGCTGGGCCCGGAAGTAAAGGCTGTCATTCTCAATCCACCTGAAAAGCTATTTGAGGGGGAGAATAACAATTCGGTTGTCTTGCATTTGACTTATGAAGGGATCAGTATCCTCTTGATGGGCGATGCGGAGAAAGAGGCAGAGGAGAAAATGCTCGCCGAGGGCCTGCTTTCGCCTTGCACTATCTTGAAAGTGGCCCATCACGGTAGTTATAATGCCTCCAGCGAATCGTTCCTGGCTGCCACGCGGCCGCGTTATGCCCTCATCTCGGTGGGGAAGGATAATAAATACGGGCATCCTCACCGTCAAGCGATAGCTAGACTACAGCGCTATGGGGCGTCAATCTACCGCACCGACCAACAGGGCACGCTTACGGTCATTACTGATGGCGCACATGTTACCATTGAGCCAGGGAAAGGGGGGTCGCGGATGATCAAGGATACCTCGGCCCACTTCCCAGGACAGGCAGGCCGTAAGGAACGGCCAAAATCGGCCTCAAATGAGGGTGAGAGAGAGAAAGGGTCTGGGACGGCGCATGAGCAAATCTATTGGCGGACTGCGGGGGGTAATTGA
- a CDS encoding BtpA/SgcQ family protein — protein sequence MDYIASFREMFGAEKPIIGMVHLEPLPGSPRYAGSLDKVLERALEEARTLEEGGVNSVLIENFNDNPFYPETTEPETVASMTLIAHEIRKTISLPIGINVLRNSWKSAMAIASVIGGGFVRLNVFTDALVTDQGVISGAAHLATRYRNFLGAQGVKIFADLYSKHGAPLAPRPLDVVARDMAYRGMAEAIIVSGQETPDPPRREDIQMVRRAVPDRPIILGSGMTIANVDLMRYADGAIFGYGAKRGGDMSNLVDLELTRQFVRAVKELT from the coding sequence ATGGACTACATAGCCAGTTTCCGAGAGATGTTTGGTGCGGAAAAGCCTATCATCGGCATGGTACATTTAGAGCCTCTGCCCGGTTCACCCAGATATGCTGGAAGCCTGGATAAGGTGTTGGAGAGAGCACTAGAGGAGGCCAGAACCTTGGAAGAGGGTGGGGTGAACAGTGTGCTTATTGAAAACTTCAATGACAATCCCTTCTATCCCGAGACGACGGAGCCAGAGACAGTCGCCTCCATGACCCTCATCGCTCACGAGATCAGAAAGACTATCTCTCTCCCGATAGGGATAAACGTGCTCAGGAATTCCTGGAAATCGGCCATGGCTATCGCTTCGGTGATTGGGGGAGGGTTCGTCCGCTTGAATGTCTTTACCGATGCCCTGGTTACTGATCAAGGCGTCATCAGCGGGGCAGCCCACCTGGCGACCAGATATAGAAACTTCTTGGGTGCCCAGGGAGTCAAGATATTTGCTGACCTCTACTCCAAGCACGGTGCTCCTCTTGCCCCCAGGCCCCTCGATGTTGTAGCCAGGGATATGGCTTATCGCGGGATGGCCGAGGCCATCATCGTGTCTGGACAGGAGACCCCAGATCCCCCACGTCGGGAAGATATCCAGATGGTCAGGAGAGCAGTCCCTGATCGGCCAATCATCCTTGGCAGTGGGATGACCATCGCCAATGTTGATTTAATGCGTTATGCCGATGGGGCTATCTTCGGCTATGGAGCGAAAAGAGGGGGAGATATGAGTAATCTGGTGGATTTGGAGCTCACCAGGCAATTTGTGCGTGCCGTGAAAGAGCTGACCTAG
- a CDS encoding response regulator transcription factor: METIRILVVDDHPVIRQGLRSMLAGYSDMEVVGEAENGPQAVRSACATQPDVILLDIRLPGSNGVQVAQQLRRLCPEAKVLILTTYDEEEYLLGALRAGAHGYMLKNTRPEELAAAIRAINAGERLVSPGLINGVLQRFESLAKEAAKHEAGLTDAEIEILQCMAAGATNKEIAERQYWSEATVKRKTIDIYRKLGVADRAQAVAEAIRRGLI, from the coding sequence ATGGAAACAATCCGTATCTTAGTGGTAGATGATCACCCGGTCATCCGCCAGGGCTTACGGAGCATGTTGGCTGGCTATAGTGATATGGAGGTGGTTGGTGAAGCAGAGAATGGGCCGCAGGCGGTGCGCTCCGCCTGCGCCACACAACCAGACGTCATCCTGCTTGATATTCGCCTACCCGGCAGCAATGGTGTTCAGGTAGCCCAGCAACTTCGTCGTTTATGTCCGGAGGCGAAGGTTCTTATCCTAACCACCTATGATGAAGAAGAGTATCTGTTGGGCGCCTTGCGGGCTGGAGCTCACGGCTATATGTTGAAGAATACGCGCCCTGAGGAGTTAGCCGCGGCCATTCGTGCTATTAATGCCGGTGAGCGCCTGGTCAGTCCTGGTCTGATCAATGGAGTATTGCAGCGCTTTGAGTCCTTGGCCAAGGAAGCGGCTAAGCACGAGGCCGGCTTGACGGATGCAGAGATAGAGATATTACAGTGTATGGCCGCTGGTGCTACCAACAAAGAGATCGCCGAAAGACAGTACTGGAGTGAAGCCACCGTCAAACGCAAGACTATCGACATCTACCGCAAATTGGGCGTGGCCGATCGTGCTCAGGCGGTGGCTGAGGCGATACGGCGAGGACTTATCTAG
- a CDS encoding DUF3006 domain-containing protein produces the protein MSKSIGGLRGVIDRFEEGKWAVIVLDDEQQLIWPVSQLPPGAKEGSAIVLRITVDDEDTKRRRGRTEELLKDIFTES, from the coding sequence ATGAGCAAATCTATTGGCGGACTGCGGGGGGTAATTGACCGCTTTGAGGAGGGGAAATGGGCTGTCATCGTTCTTGACGATGAGCAGCAATTGATTTGGCCAGTCAGCCAGCTGCCGCCGGGGGCCAAGGAGGGCTCAGCTATCGTTCTCCGGATAACCGTTGATGATGAGGATACGAAGCGTCGTCGAGGCAGGACGGAAGAGCTTCTGAAGGATATCTTTACTGAGTCTTGA
- a CDS encoding peptidoglycan binding domain-containing protein: MNETNHSSSGKNLVSGLSYGPFSVVRLVVATIAIFAMATILMYQWTYANHIFLGVKAAGLDLGGYTREEAQAALIAHFDRYARIPITLSYGAKRWETTPAELGFRFDVERTVQDAYSVGRSGDPLSRLLAQLDALRFGRTVIQPAISFNKMAQKAYLASLAEQIDQPTINASLTIQPDLSVKVTPAQAGRKLNIDKMAKIIEESLLSLSPQNIELVVEENPPSLVESDLAEAKGLAEKILSTPLQLRFRNQTWTIERKEVASWLLFRERKEDGQVKGLTVELDEIRLRKLAENLAKEINREPVDARLAFNKGRLSVIREGADGLRLDVAATVKEIKAQAPSDNHTLELPVTVIRPKIASEDKDRLGIKELILETSTEYGFPGALAERNYNIELAASRLNGIVLAPGDVFSFNKEVGEVSKRTGYKVGYAITQQDGNAITVPSEGGGICQVATTLFHTVFWAGYPVVERSWHFYWIPRYGWPPHGLKGLDATIDQTYDKNGNLVYALDFKFKNNTGNYVLVQSWTDGKNLAFALYGVKPNWEVRVEEPKIENVVKADTNLIEQPDPTLPEGKKIYVEHAEDGFKATIVRTVLQGGRVVDKHTFVSEYRPSRNVVLVGTKKP, from the coding sequence ATGAATGAGACGAACCACTCCTCCTCTGGGAAGAACCTTGTTTCAGGTCTAAGTTACGGACCGTTCTCCGTGGTTAGACTGGTGGTGGCCACCATTGCCATCTTTGCCATGGCCACTATCCTTATGTATCAATGGACTTATGCTAATCATATTTTCCTGGGGGTTAAGGCCGCTGGACTTGACCTTGGCGGTTACACACGGGAGGAGGCACAAGCTGCCCTCATCGCCCATTTTGACCGCTACGCCCGCATTCCCATCACCCTTTCCTACGGAGCAAAGCGATGGGAGACGACTCCTGCCGAGCTGGGCTTTCGCTTCGATGTGGAGCGCACCGTGCAGGATGCTTATAGCGTAGGACGCAGTGGTGATCCACTCAGCCGGCTACTCGCTCAGTTGGATGCTCTGCGCTTCGGGCGCACAGTTATTCAACCGGCTATTTCCTTCAACAAGATGGCCCAGAAGGCTTATTTAGCCAGCCTGGCCGAACAAATCGATCAGCCGACCATCAACGCTTCACTCACTATCCAGCCGGACCTCTCTGTAAAGGTGACGCCGGCGCAGGCTGGACGGAAGCTGAACATCGATAAGATGGCCAAGATTATAGAGGAATCACTCCTGTCACTTTCCCCGCAGAACATAGAACTGGTGGTGGAGGAGAACCCCCCCAGCCTAGTTGAAAGCGACCTCGCAGAGGCGAAAGGTCTGGCTGAGAAGATCCTGTCCACCCCTCTTCAGCTGCGCTTCCGTAACCAGACCTGGACCATCGAGCGAAAAGAGGTGGCTTCGTGGCTCCTTTTCAGGGAGAGGAAAGAGGACGGCCAAGTGAAAGGGTTAACGGTAGAGTTGGATGAGATTCGACTTCGGAAACTGGCCGAGAACCTGGCTAAGGAGATCAATCGGGAGCCAGTGGATGCCCGCCTGGCCTTCAACAAAGGCCGCCTAAGCGTCATCCGCGAGGGGGCTGATGGATTGAGGCTCGATGTGGCGGCGACGGTGAAGGAGATAAAAGCTCAGGCCCCCAGCGACAATCATACGCTCGAGTTGCCCGTAACGGTCATCAGGCCCAAGATCGCTTCGGAGGATAAGGATAGGCTGGGGATTAAAGAATTGATCCTGGAGACGAGTACCGAGTATGGCTTTCCGGGTGCTCTCGCGGAGCGCAACTACAACATCGAGTTGGCCGCCTCGAGGTTAAATGGCATCGTCCTCGCCCCTGGCGATGTCTTCTCATTTAACAAAGAGGTCGGTGAGGTAAGCAAGAGGACGGGTTATAAAGTTGGCTACGCCATTACCCAGCAGGATGGCAATGCCATAACGGTTCCCTCCGAGGGTGGGGGCATATGCCAGGTGGCGACGACGCTCTTTCATACTGTCTTTTGGGCGGGTTACCCGGTCGTCGAGCGCAGTTGGCACTTCTACTGGATACCGCGTTATGGGTGGCCACCCCATGGCTTGAAGGGACTCGATGCCACCATTGATCAGACCTATGATAAGAATGGCAATCTCGTCTATGCCCTGGATTTTAAGTTTAAGAACAATACGGGGAATTACGTCCTGGTCCAGTCTTGGACTGATGGCAAGAACTTGGCCTTTGCCTTGTATGGTGTTAAGCCCAACTGGGAGGTTAGAGTAGAGGAACCGAAGATCGAGAATGTGGTGAAGGCCGACACCAATCTAATCGAACAGCCAGACCCAACGCTGCCGGAAGGCAAGAAAATCTATGTCGAACATGCGGAGGACGGCTTCAAGGCGACTATCGTGCGTACTGTGTTGCAGGGTGGCCGGGTCGTTGATAAACACACCTTTGTCAGCGAGTACAGACCTTCGCGGAATGTGGTGCTGGTGGGAACAAAGAAGCCGTGA
- a CDS encoding corrinoid protein translates to MVISANAILASLAQAIMDGDEQRGRDLAQQALGAGLSPSNIFEECITPTLQQIGDKFKRLEIFLPEMMLSADVVKGITRVLEPVIFKEKGSVPSQGKVVIGTAQGDVHDIGKNMVATMLEVSGFKVYNLGVDVSTAAFLSKAREVRADIIAISSLLTTSTPFMKDVISFLEGARERNEYRVVVGGGPVTREWAQRIGADGYGKDAAEAVSVCRELVGSKKRG, encoded by the coding sequence ATGGTCATTTCAGCTAACGCGATCCTGGCTTCCCTTGCCCAGGCTATCATGGATGGAGACGAACAACGCGGGAGGGATCTCGCCCAGCAGGCTTTAGGGGCGGGGTTAAGCCCTAGCAACATCTTTGAGGAGTGCATAACCCCTACCTTGCAACAGATTGGGGACAAATTTAAGCGACTAGAGATCTTTCTGCCGGAGATGATGCTCTCGGCTGATGTGGTGAAGGGGATCACGCGGGTATTGGAGCCGGTCATCTTTAAAGAGAAGGGTTCAGTGCCCTCGCAAGGGAAGGTAGTTATTGGAACGGCGCAGGGTGATGTGCACGATATAGGTAAGAATATGGTGGCCACGATGCTGGAGGTCAGTGGTTTTAAGGTTTACAACCTGGGAGTGGACGTATCAACGGCTGCCTTCTTAAGCAAGGCGCGGGAAGTGAGGGCTGACATCATTGCTATTTCCTCGTTGCTCACTACCTCCACCCCCTTTATGAAGGATGTAATCTCCTTCCTGGAGGGGGCTAGGGAAAGGAATGAGTACCGAGTGGTCGTGGGTGGCGGTCCGGTGACGCGGGAGTGGGCTCAGCGGATCGGGGCTGACGGCTATGGCAAAGATGCCGCTGAGGCGGTGAGCGTGTGTCGTGAATTAGTGGGAAGCAAGAAGCGAGGGTAA
- a CDS encoding GAF domain-containing sensor histidine kinase, which produces MIVDSQESAEQHKRLREIDSLLQATQAVTSSLNLQEILPVIAEKAAEAVGAGTSRVYLLNESAGRLEAAAAWGAETHWPHYEFSLGEGTIGWVAQHAEPLLISNTTHDPHFEVKSSLSHLIVNTLTVPMQTRGKVVGVLQVANKDASGSFSAEEQRILMAFANQAAIAVENARLFEELSRNKEELKRKAVQLRRLLAKTVSVQEEERRRIALDLHDGVTQLILGALYETQAAEQSLFSGPEVARQRLASARALLDQSLAEMRQVVFDLRPPSLDELGLVPVLQKYMQGFVEASGPHYCFEVRGAPHRLAVPAEVAIYRIIQEALHNARKHADATIVRLILEFEPEMLRITIEDDGKGFAQNREMTTCSEHLGLAGMKERAGSIGAVVGIDSEVGRGTKIVITIPTERACAGS; this is translated from the coding sequence ATGATCGTAGACTCGCAAGAGAGTGCTGAGCAGCACAAGAGGCTGAGAGAGATCGATTCCCTCCTTCAAGCAACGCAGGCCGTTACCTCCTCTCTTAATCTGCAGGAGATCCTTCCTGTAATCGCTGAGAAGGCGGCCGAGGCGGTAGGCGCCGGGACGAGCCGTGTCTATCTCCTGAATGAAAGTGCTGGTCGGCTCGAAGCCGCTGCGGCCTGGGGTGCGGAGACGCACTGGCCTCATTATGAATTCTCCCTCGGCGAGGGAACCATCGGCTGGGTAGCCCAGCACGCCGAACCGTTGCTCATCTCCAACACCACACATGATCCCCATTTCGAGGTCAAGTCCTCTCTCTCCCATCTCATCGTCAACACCCTGACCGTCCCTATGCAAACGAGGGGAAAGGTGGTCGGTGTGCTTCAGGTGGCCAATAAGGATGCAAGCGGTAGTTTCTCAGCTGAGGAGCAACGCATCCTGATGGCCTTTGCTAATCAGGCGGCTATCGCCGTAGAGAATGCGCGACTCTTCGAGGAGCTGTCCCGTAACAAAGAGGAGCTGAAACGTAAAGCGGTTCAGCTGCGGCGGCTTCTGGCCAAAACGGTCTCTGTTCAAGAGGAGGAGCGCAGACGTATAGCCCTTGACTTACATGACGGCGTTACACAGCTGATCCTTGGCGCCCTCTATGAGACGCAAGCGGCGGAGCAGAGCCTTTTCTCCGGTCCAGAGGTGGCCAGGCAAAGGCTGGCCAGTGCCCGCGCTTTGTTGGATCAATCCCTGGCCGAGATGCGACAGGTTGTATTCGATTTGCGTCCCCCCTCCCTGGATGAGCTGGGACTCGTGCCCGTTCTACAAAAGTATATGCAAGGTTTTGTTGAGGCTAGCGGCCCTCACTATTGTTTTGAGGTTCGTGGTGCCCCTCACCGTCTTGCGGTCCCGGCCGAGGTCGCCATATATCGTATCATACAGGAAGCTCTCCACAATGCTCGCAAACATGCCGATGCGACCATTGTCCGTCTTATCCTCGAATTCGAACCAGAGATGCTACGCATTACGATAGAAGATGACGGTAAAGGCTTTGCCCAAAATAGGGAGATGACCACGTGCAGCGAGCACCTGGGTCTGGCGGGAATGAAAGAACGGGCGGGGAGCATTGGGGCCGTAGTGGGGATTGATTCAGAGGTCGGCCGCGGCACTAAGATAGTGATCACTATCCCCACTGAACGAGCTTGTGCTGGGTCTTAA